Proteins encoded in a region of the Chloroflexota bacterium genome:
- a CDS encoding alpha/beta fold hydrolase, protein MNPLDLNPFFFPGGPTGCLLIHGFSGSPPEMRPMGEYLASQGLTVRGVRLAGHGTTPEDMARTGWRDWVASAEEGLRELQDRCDRVFVAGLSMGGLLTLHLAAHYPLPGIIVMSAPAYIADWRFRFLPLVQSFVHWVTPDIESDLTDPEAESRYWSYDRLPTRCVVSLGELLWLVRGELARVQIPALVMQGRCDRHIPPDSAQIIYDRLGSADKELVWFENSGHCITIDSEREAVWARAYKFIVAHSARQP, encoded by the coding sequence ATGAACCCGTTAGATCTCAATCCCTTTTTCTTCCCAGGCGGTCCCACTGGTTGCCTGCTGATCCACGGCTTCAGCGGCAGCCCGCCCGAGATGCGACCTATGGGCGAATACCTGGCATCGCAGGGCCTCACCGTGCGGGGCGTCCGCTTGGCTGGTCATGGCACCACCCCCGAGGATATGGCGCGCACCGGATGGCGGGACTGGGTCGCCTCGGCGGAGGAGGGCCTTCGGGAACTCCAGGACCGCTGCGACCGCGTCTTCGTGGCCGGCCTCTCAATGGGCGGGCTGCTGACCCTGCACCTGGCGGCCCACTATCCTCTGCCCGGAATTATTGTCATGTCTGCCCCAGCCTATATCGCCGACTGGCGCTTCCGCTTCCTGCCCCTGGTACAGTCCTTCGTCCACTGGGTGACCCCGGATATAGAATCCGATCTGACCGACCCGGAGGCAGAGAGCCGTTACTGGTCCTACGACCGGCTCCCCACTCGCTGCGTGGTCAGTCTGGGCGAACTCCTCTGGCTGGTGCGAGGAGAACTGGCGAGGGTGCAGATACCGGCTTTGGTTATGCAAGGGAGATGCGACCGCCATATCCCTCCCGACAGCGCCCAGATCATCTACGATCGCCTGGGTTCGGCGGACAAGGAACTGGTTTGGTTCGAGAACTCTGGCCATTGCATCACCATTGACAGCGAGCGGGAGGCAGTTTGGGCTCGGGCTTATAAGTTCATCGTCGCTCACTCCGCGCGACAACCGTAG
- a CDS encoding carbohydrate ABC transporter permease — protein sequence MAATSVALRGAIRHEVSWWDRLKQPFFYAILIGWAILSIAPFYLSVVFSLKPVQNIYDKPLFWPQPFTLDNYAKIITQFEYFPQWLLNSTIVAVFLCLVRTLFCAMGGYAFARMKFPGKNLLFTAMLVSMMIPGQVTIITNFLIIGPRVFHLIDNLWAVILPGITTAFGVFMMTQFFKSIPKDLEEAAYIDGADRFTVFFRLILPLSQTSLITLALFTFQGEWNAFMWPLIVLRTPTNFTLPLGLQWFKGEYYSLYSIILAGSLFNALPIIIIFFLFQRFFIQSIATTGLKGV from the coding sequence ATGGCAGCAACAAGTGTTGCCCTACGCGGCGCTATCCGGCACGAAGTTAGCTGGTGGGATCGCCTCAAGCAGCCTTTTTTCTATGCTATCTTGATCGGTTGGGCTATTCTCTCCATCGCCCCATTTTACTTGTCAGTGGTGTTTTCCTTAAAGCCAGTACAAAACATCTATGACAAGCCTTTGTTCTGGCCGCAGCCTTTCACGCTGGATAATTATGCCAAGATAATTACCCAGTTTGAGTATTTTCCACAGTGGTTGCTGAACAGCACTATCGTGGCCGTGTTTCTCTGCCTCGTTCGCACCCTTTTCTGCGCCATGGGTGGGTATGCTTTTGCCCGAATGAAATTCCCTGGCAAGAATCTCCTGTTCACAGCCATGCTAGTGTCCATGATGATTCCGGGTCAAGTGACCATCATAACCAACTTCCTGATCATTGGCCCTCGTGTCTTCCACTTGATCGACAACTTGTGGGCGGTGATCCTTCCCGGCATTACTACTGCCTTCGGCGTGTTCATGATGACCCAGTTTTTCAAGAGTATCCCCAAAGATTTGGAGGAAGCAGCCTACATAGACGGAGCTGATCGCTTCACAGTTTTCTTCCGACTCATTTTGCCTCTCAGCCAGACATCGCTTATCACGTTGGCCTTGTTCACTTTCCAGGGGGAGTGGAATGCCTTCATGTGGCCGCTCATTGTGTTGCGCACGCCAACGAACTTCACCCTGCCATTAGGGTTGCAGTGGTTTAAGGGGGAATATTACTCGCTCTATTCCATCATCCTGGCCGGGTCTCTGTTTAATGCTCTGCCTATCATCATTATATTTTTCTTGTTCCAGCGCTTTTTCATCCAGAGTATCGCCACAACCGGACTGAAGGGCGTATAA
- a CDS encoding sugar ABC transporter permease gives MQGFLAVGVRAGLVVGVLAIILALFRPYIVRREWLTAYIFLLPYLFTFGLFSAISVAYAFYLSFTKYDLFSPPQWIGIQQYVRLLTNETFIKHAIPNTLKYVIGVVPTQTVISLVVAFALDQKLKFRRFFRTAFYVPSVTSSVVISLIFLWLFANTGIVNMILMSLFGVRVDWLTNPNTALPTIMIVNIWSTIGTMMLIFLAALQDIPTELYEAAAIDGANRLQIFRYVTIPVLRPVIFFVVTIGMIGCFQVFDQIYVMTAGGPLDSTTTMAYLIYKWAFQSTTPHMGRASAVAFILALMILAATILQRRIIEGAGAQVEGA, from the coding sequence ATGCAAGGGTTTCTGGCTGTTGGCGTGCGGGCTGGGTTGGTGGTTGGGGTGTTGGCAATCATACTCGCTCTCTTTCGTCCCTACATTGTTCGCCGCGAATGGCTGACGGCTTATATCTTCTTGTTGCCCTACCTGTTCACTTTTGGCCTTTTCTCCGCCATTTCTGTAGCCTACGCCTTCTATCTCTCGTTCACCAAATACGATCTCTTCAGCCCGCCCCAGTGGATTGGCATCCAGCAATATGTGAGATTACTCACCAATGAGACCTTTATCAAGCACGCCATACCCAACACGCTGAAATACGTGATCGGTGTCGTGCCTACTCAGACGGTGATCAGCCTGGTGGTAGCGTTTGCTCTGGACCAGAAGTTGAAATTCCGTCGCTTTTTCCGCACTGCCTTCTACGTGCCTTCAGTAACATCCTCGGTGGTTATTTCCTTGATTTTCTTGTGGTTGTTCGCCAACACCGGCATCGTCAACATGATTTTGATGAGCCTGTTCGGCGTTCGGGTGGATTGGCTGACCAACCCTAATACTGCTCTACCCACTATTATGATAGTCAACATCTGGAGCACCATTGGTACAATGATGCTCATTTTCCTGGCTGCCTTGCAAGACATTCCTACCGAACTCTACGAGGCGGCTGCCATTGACGGTGCTAACCGCCTCCAGATTTTCCGTTATGTTACCATCCCTGTCCTGCGACCAGTGATCTTTTTCGTAGTCACCATTGGCATGATTGGCTGCTTCCAGGTTTTCGACCAGATTTATGTCATGACTGCCGGTGGCCCATTGGATTCAACTACAACTATGGCTTACTTGATTTACAAATGGGCTTTCCAGAGCACCACGCCTCACATGGGCCGGGCGTCGGCCGTAGCCTTTATCCTGGCCCTGATGATCCTGGCGGCCACGATACTCCAGCGTCGCATCATTGAGGGCGCTGGAGCCCAAGTAGAAGGAGCGTAA